A single Desulfovulcanus ferrireducens DNA region contains:
- a CDS encoding substrate-binding domain-containing protein: MRTKTAIVFLTLLLTFAFSGLSHAQEKVLRMATTTSTDNTGLLDVLAPLFKKDTGIELQWVAVGTGKALELGKNCDVDVLLVHAPSAEKKYVKQGYGINRREIMYNDFVIIGPKQDPAGIKGLSVTQALVKLAEKKAPFVSRGDNSGTNKKEKKLWKAAGISNLDKESWYIQTGQGMLATINVAVEREGYTLTDRGTYIKYEANMKGNPSLVILVEGDKELLNQYSVLEVNPERCKKVKNDLAKTFSRWMASPRAQKAIGDFRLLGKQLFTPNAKTE, encoded by the coding sequence ATGAGGACAAAGACGGCTATTGTTTTTTTGACCCTGTTACTCACGTTTGCTTTTTCTGGCTTGAGCCATGCACAAGAAAAAGTGTTACGCATGGCCACAACTACCAGCACTGACAATACAGGTTTGTTGGACGTGTTAGCCCCTCTTTTTAAAAAAGATACGGGCATCGAGTTACAATGGGTGGCTGTTGGTACTGGTAAGGCCCTGGAGTTAGGGAAAAACTGCGATGTGGACGTTCTCTTGGTGCATGCCCCTTCTGCGGAGAAAAAATACGTGAAACAAGGGTATGGTATCAACCGCCGGGAGATTATGTACAACGATTTTGTCATCATCGGCCCCAAGCAAGATCCGGCTGGAATCAAAGGGCTTTCCGTTACCCAGGCCCTGGTCAAATTGGCTGAAAAGAAAGCTCCTTTTGTAAGCCGGGGAGATAATTCTGGAACCAACAAAAAAGAGAAAAAACTGTGGAAGGCTGCTGGCATATCTAACCTGGACAAGGAATCCTGGTACATCCAGACTGGACAAGGAATGCTGGCTACTATTAATGTGGCGGTGGAGCGTGAGGGCTACACTTTGACAGACAGGGGAACTTACATCAAATATGAAGCAAACATGAAGGGTAACCCCTCTTTGGTAATTCTGGTTGAAGGGGATAAAGAACTCTTAAATCAATACAGCGTCCTGGAAGTTAACCCTGAGAGATGCAAAAAAGTCAAAAACGATCTGGCAAAAACCTTTTCCAGGTGGATGGCCTCTCCCAGAGCTCAAAAAGCCATCGGTGATTTCAGGCTCCTGGGCAAACAATTGTTTACACCCAATGCCAAAACAGAGTAA
- a CDS encoding NAD(P)H-hydrate dehydratase has protein sequence MLGIVGTVPDQDFPLTIGKVTLKQGKIHIEDQEVEMSRGTPALLGAVCKTCQVLGLPEPLALLVGDIGLGHGSRKLYAYLENEVKNLGLSTVTFHYLQPDVDWHNRVLFALQEIDPRPTLIADAGFMYAAKMSGQAEEYDLFTPDIGELAFLADEEAPHPFYTRGFILHEDNQAMDLITRAYKHQNAARYLLVKGKQDHVAHQGKILASIEGPTEEAMEAIGGTGDTITGMVSALIHSGMDIERACVVAAKANRLAGHYAKPTPATQIEEIIQHIPRALESVDKPYSEDNSS, from the coding sequence ATGCTTGGGATAGTGGGTACAGTTCCAGACCAGGATTTTCCCCTGACAATAGGAAAAGTCACCTTAAAACAAGGCAAGATCCACATTGAAGACCAGGAAGTAGAAATGAGCAGAGGCACGCCTGCTCTTTTGGGTGCGGTGTGTAAAACTTGCCAGGTTTTAGGTTTACCAGAGCCTTTGGCTTTGCTGGTGGGGGATATAGGTCTTGGTCATGGTAGTCGCAAATTGTATGCGTATCTAGAAAACGAGGTTAAAAATCTAGGCCTCAGTACCGTAACCTTTCACTATCTACAACCAGATGTGGACTGGCACAACCGGGTTTTATTCGCTCTCCAGGAAATAGACCCCAGACCCACATTAATTGCCGACGCCGGCTTCATGTACGCGGCCAAGATGAGCGGCCAGGCTGAAGAATACGACCTGTTTACTCCAGACATAGGAGAACTGGCCTTTCTGGCCGATGAAGAGGCTCCACATCCTTTTTACACCCGCGGTTTTATTCTCCATGAAGACAACCAGGCCATGGACCTGATTACCCGGGCATACAAACATCAGAACGCAGCTCGCTATTTACTGGTTAAAGGCAAGCAGGACCATGTGGCTCACCAAGGCAAAATTTTGGCCAGTATAGAAGGACCGACAGAAGAAGCCATGGAGGCCATTGGCGGCACCGGTGATACCATAACGGGAATGGTTTCCGCCTTGATCCATTCAGGAATGGACATAGAAAGGGCCTGCGTGGTCGCAGCCAAGGCCAATCGGCTGGCTGGACATTACGCCAAACCTACCCCTGCCACTCAGATTGAAGAGATTATACAACACATCCCCAGGGCATTAGAGTCTGTGGACAAACCTTACTCAGAAGATAATTCTTCATAA
- a CDS encoding DUF3343 domain-containing protein, with translation MFFKFRKKPSSKKSGPKWDRGILVFNHTSEVIRAESTLKSSGWEIKVMGPPPEIRTGCDLVIEFPLIEELNILRSLRNASLTPKEVVPVNSPLLEPVDLFHVKDFGDWLMVRAANMKLTVDKKTLTIVNVSGGGCPDVPYLAKNLCGKKLQDAPHPRDIGHTLCGYALELAFKEMKRLCLG, from the coding sequence ATGTTTTTTAAATTTAGAAAAAAGCCATCCTCTAAAAAAAGCGGTCCCAAATGGGATCGGGGCATTCTAGTCTTTAATCACACCAGCGAGGTCATCCGAGCAGAAAGTACCCTTAAGTCTTCCGGCTGGGAGATCAAGGTCATGGGTCCGCCACCTGAGATTCGTACCGGGTGTGACCTGGTCATAGAATTCCCTTTGATTGAGGAGTTAAACATCCTCCGCTCTCTGCGCAATGCCAGTTTAACTCCAAAAGAGGTCGTACCTGTAAACAGCCCATTACTTGAACCTGTAGATTTATTTCATGTTAAGGATTTTGGAGATTGGCTCATGGTTCGGGCTGCCAATATGAAATTGACCGTTGATAAAAAGACCCTGACCATTGTCAATGTTTCCGGAGGGGGATGCCCTGATGTGCCTTATCTGGCCAAAAACCTATGTGGCAAGAAGTTGCAGGACGCCCCTCACCCAAGAGATATTGGACATACACTTTGCGGATATGCCCTTGAACTGGCTTTTAAGGAGATGAAAAGACTATGCTTGGGATAG
- a CDS encoding sulfurtransferase TusA family protein — protein sequence MSERAKTIDARGLSCPQPVLLVMDAIKTTSSNELIVLVDTDTSRENVIRAAGSQGWQVKEIETENDEYKIILEK from the coding sequence ATGAGCGAAAGAGCGAAAACGATTGATGCACGCGGACTATCCTGCCCGCAACCCGTTCTCCTGGTTATGGATGCAATTAAAACAACTTCAAGTAACGAATTAATAGTTCTGGTGGATACTGATACCTCCAGGGAAAACGTGATCCGCGCTGCCGGCAGTCAAGGGTGGCAAGTAAAAGAAATCGAAACAGAAAATGATGAGTACAAAATAATTCTTGAAAAATAA